Proteins encoded together in one Rossellomorea sp. y25 window:
- a CDS encoding ATP-binding cassette domain-containing protein — MIQVSDVSLRFGDRKLFEDVNIKFNPGNCYGLIGANGAGKSTFLKILSGEIEAQTGHVSMGSGERLAVLKQDHFEYEEYEVLKVVIMGHSRLYEVMQEKDAIYMKEDFSDEDGMRAAELEGEFAELNGWEAESEAAILLKGLGINEDLHTKQMSELTGGEKVKVLLAQALFGKPDVLLLDEPTNHLDIQAIQWLEDFLINFENTVIVVSHDRHFLNKVCTHIADLDFGKIQVYVGNYDFWYESSQLALKMAQDQNKKKEEKIKELQAFVARFSANASKSKQATSRKKSLEKISLDDIKPSSRRYPYVQFKPEREIGNDVLRVEGLTKTVDGVKVLNNVSFILNKEDKIALVGANEIAKTTLFKILAGEMEPDSGTFKWGVTTSQAYFPNENSKYFEGNEPSLVDWLRQYSPEDESETFLRGFLGRMLFSGEEVLKKPSVLSGGEKVRCMLSKMMLSGSNVLLLDEPTNHLDLESITALNNGLINFKGAMIFASHDHQFIQTIANRIIEITEDGVIDKETTYDEFLEMKASMKA; from the coding sequence ATGATTCAAGTATCAGATGTAAGCTTACGTTTTGGTGATAGAAAGCTATTCGAAGACGTGAATATAAAGTTTAATCCAGGGAATTGCTACGGACTTATCGGAGCAAACGGTGCTGGTAAATCAACATTTTTAAAGATTCTTTCAGGAGAAATCGAAGCGCAGACCGGCCACGTGTCGATGGGTTCAGGCGAGCGACTTGCTGTATTAAAGCAGGATCACTTCGAATATGAAGAATATGAAGTGCTAAAAGTTGTCATTATGGGGCATTCCCGTTTATATGAAGTGATGCAGGAAAAAGATGCCATCTACATGAAAGAAGATTTCTCTGATGAAGACGGTATGAGAGCTGCAGAATTAGAAGGTGAATTTGCTGAGCTTAACGGTTGGGAAGCTGAATCAGAAGCTGCTATCCTACTAAAAGGCTTAGGAATCAACGAAGATCTCCACACGAAACAAATGTCCGAACTAACAGGTGGGGAAAAAGTAAAAGTATTATTAGCACAAGCACTATTCGGCAAGCCGGATGTTCTTTTACTGGATGAGCCTACCAACCACTTGGACATTCAAGCGATTCAGTGGTTAGAAGACTTTTTAATTAACTTTGAGAACACAGTCATCGTTGTATCGCATGACCGTCACTTCCTAAACAAAGTATGTACACATATTGCTGACCTTGACTTTGGAAAGATCCAAGTTTATGTCGGGAACTATGATTTCTGGTATGAGTCCAGTCAATTAGCACTTAAAATGGCTCAGGATCAGAATAAGAAGAAGGAAGAAAAAATCAAAGAGCTTCAGGCTTTCGTTGCCAGATTCAGTGCGAACGCATCTAAATCAAAACAAGCCACTTCCCGGAAAAAATCGTTAGAGAAAATTTCATTGGATGACATCAAGCCAAGCTCACGTCGTTATCCATATGTACAATTCAAGCCAGAGCGTGAAATCGGGAACGATGTTCTACGTGTTGAAGGTCTTACAAAAACGGTTGACGGAGTAAAGGTCTTAAACAATGTTTCCTTTATCTTGAATAAAGAAGACAAAATCGCACTTGTCGGAGCAAACGAAATTGCCAAAACGACTCTTTTCAAAATACTAGCAGGTGAAATGGAGCCGGATAGCGGCACATTCAAGTGGGGAGTGACGACATCTCAAGCTTACTTCCCGAATGAAAACTCCAAGTACTTTGAAGGAAATGAACCTTCCCTTGTGGATTGGTTACGTCAATACTCACCGGAAGATGAGAGCGAAACATTCCTCCGCGGTTTCTTGGGTCGTATGCTGTTCTCAGGTGAAGAAGTATTGAAGAAGCCAAGTGTCCTTTCCGGAGGAGAAAAAGTTCGCTGTATGTTATCAAAAATGATGCTGAGTGGATCTAATGTTCTTCTATTGGATGAACCAACAAACCACTTGGATCTAGAATCCATCACGGCATTAAATAATGGATTGATTAACTTCAAGGGCGCCATGATTTTTGCATCTCATGACCACCAGTTCATCCAGACCATCGCTAATCGTATTATCGAGATCACCGAAGATGGTGTAATTGATAAAGAAACTACGTACGATGAATTTCTTGAAATGAAAGCTTCTATGAAAGCTTAA
- a CDS encoding cold-inducible protein YdjO-related protein — MAFGRRNQVEEEIKTEETKIWACSAEDCKGWMRDNFKSEDTPKCPLCKEDMVTSTKVLQVVDNPHPTMKSS; from the coding sequence ATGGCTTTTGGTCGTAGAAATCAAGTTGAAGAAGAAATTAAAACAGAGGAAACAAAGATTTGGGCTTGTTCCGCTGAAGATTGTAAAGGCTGGATGAGAGATAACTTCAAAAGTGAAGATACACCTAAGTGTCCGCTTTGTAAAGAAGATATGGTGACATCTACCAAGGTATTACAAGTTGTAGACAATCCACATCCTACAATGAAATCATCCTAA
- the recQ gene encoding DNA helicase RecQ produces the protein MIVEAQQVLKQYFGYDEFRDGQASIIEYILDGKNTVGIMPTGGGKSLCYQIPALMLDGVTLVISPLISLMKDQVDSLIHQGIPATYINSTLSNNEVETRMEEISLGEYKLVYIAPERLESFGFIRFLNSLPIPLVAVDEAHCLSQWGHDFRPSYLGIYNAVNQLQSNPTILALTATATPQVQADILHHLHIPDQYKVLTGFQRTNLFFQVVKGEDRKRWVERYVQKNHQHSGIIYCATRKEVENLYMYLEKKGFSVGKYHGGLSDTVRQEQQEAFLNDSITIMIATNAFGMGINKSNVRFVIHYQIPKNMEGYYQEAGRAGRDGVDSECVLLFSPQDIQTQRYIIDQNIVNEELHDNEMQKLREMVDFVHTEACLQNYILAYFGEHVVEACGHCSNCLDDRESEDVTREAQMVLSCMIRMNERFGTSLISGVLTGSKNKKILEWGFDRLSTYGLMKEQSQKDVGLFIDYLISEGVIQVEGGSFPILKVSSKGKEVLMGERCVTRKVQPTVSAINLKEDGLFQTLRTLRKSIADSEGVPPFVIFSDKSLQDMCVKMPKTSEEFLQVSGVGENKLNRYGEIFINEISVFLRENPEHQVEVVKPSRSRKTSQSDKASHLISYELFKDNMDIKKIAKERGMSTATIENHIIRSYQEGITQDWSILFTEEEEELIEDAVSKVGAGLLKPIKEELPKKISYFQIKGYLVKHGQYQL, from the coding sequence GTGATCGTAGAAGCACAACAAGTATTAAAACAATACTTTGGTTATGATGAATTTAGAGATGGACAAGCAAGTATTATCGAATACATACTTGATGGAAAAAACACTGTAGGAATTATGCCAACAGGAGGGGGGAAATCGCTCTGTTACCAAATTCCCGCTTTAATGCTTGATGGAGTAACATTGGTTATCTCTCCACTCATATCTTTAATGAAAGACCAGGTGGATTCGTTAATTCATCAGGGGATTCCAGCAACCTATATTAATAGTACATTATCGAATAATGAAGTAGAGACAAGAATGGAAGAGATTTCTTTAGGTGAATACAAGCTCGTTTATATTGCTCCTGAAAGATTAGAATCATTTGGGTTTATCCGTTTCCTCAATTCATTACCCATACCCCTTGTAGCTGTTGACGAGGCGCATTGTTTATCCCAATGGGGTCATGATTTCAGACCAAGCTATTTAGGGATTTATAACGCTGTTAATCAACTACAATCAAATCCCACCATTCTTGCATTGACCGCTACTGCAACTCCACAAGTACAAGCTGATATCCTTCATCATTTACACATTCCGGATCAATATAAAGTATTAACTGGTTTTCAACGGACGAATTTGTTCTTCCAAGTTGTAAAAGGTGAAGATCGAAAGCGTTGGGTAGAAAGGTATGTACAAAAGAATCATCAGCATTCCGGCATCATTTATTGCGCCACCCGGAAGGAAGTTGAAAACCTTTATATGTATCTTGAGAAAAAGGGATTTTCCGTCGGGAAATATCATGGCGGATTGTCTGATACAGTTAGGCAGGAACAGCAGGAAGCCTTTCTGAATGATTCCATTACCATCATGATTGCAACCAATGCATTTGGTATGGGGATCAATAAATCAAATGTACGCTTTGTGATTCATTATCAAATTCCCAAGAATATGGAGGGATATTATCAAGAGGCTGGCAGGGCAGGCCGTGATGGAGTGGACAGCGAATGTGTCTTATTATTTTCACCTCAGGATATCCAGACTCAGCGGTATATCATTGACCAGAATATCGTAAATGAGGAATTACATGATAATGAGATGCAGAAATTACGTGAAATGGTTGACTTTGTCCATACAGAAGCATGCCTGCAGAACTACATTTTAGCGTATTTTGGTGAACATGTAGTGGAAGCATGCGGTCATTGCAGCAATTGCTTGGATGATAGGGAGTCTGAGGATGTAACGAGAGAGGCACAAATGGTATTATCCTGTATGATACGAATGAATGAACGATTTGGAACCTCACTCATCAGCGGTGTACTAACGGGGTCAAAGAACAAAAAGATCCTGGAATGGGGATTCGACCGGCTTTCCACATATGGATTAATGAAGGAGCAATCTCAGAAGGATGTCGGTCTGTTCATCGATTATTTGATTTCAGAGGGCGTCATACAAGTCGAGGGTGGAAGCTTTCCTATCCTGAAAGTTTCATCTAAAGGCAAAGAGGTGTTAATGGGGGAAAGATGCGTAACTAGAAAGGTACAGCCTACTGTTTCGGCCATCAACCTTAAAGAAGATGGATTGTTCCAGACCTTGCGAACACTCCGGAAATCGATTGCGGATTCAGAAGGAGTACCACCTTTCGTTATTTTCTCCGATAAGTCGCTTCAAGACATGTGTGTGAAGATGCCGAAAACATCAGAAGAATTTCTGCAGGTTAGCGGAGTAGGTGAAAACAAGCTGAATCGGTATGGAGAAATTTTCATAAACGAAATTTCCGTTTTTTTACGTGAGAATCCCGAACATCAAGTTGAGGTCGTCAAGCCTTCGCGATCACGGAAGACAAGTCAGTCTGACAAAGCGTCCCATTTAATCAGTTATGAATTGTTCAAAGATAACATGGATATAAAGAAAATTGCGAAAGAGCGGGGAATGAGTACGGCAACGATCGAAAATCATATCATCCGTTCCTATCAGGAAGGCATCACGCAAGACTGGTCTATCCTTTTTACAGAAGAAGAAGAAGAACTTATTGAGGATGCAGTCTCGAAAGTAGGGGCAGGCCTCTTAAAGCCCATTAAAGAAGAATTACCGAAAAAAATAAGCTATTTTCAGATTAAAGGATACTTGGTAAAACATGGACAATATCAGTTATGA
- a CDS encoding YuzL family protein, with translation MSNKKKDPSKAVLGSSQVEGQGTTNQELPGGVKAPSSRSRKKK, from the coding sequence ATGAGCAACAAGAAAAAAGATCCATCAAAAGCTGTCCTGGGTTCTTCTCAAGTGGAGGGACAAGGTACGACCAACCAGGAATTACCGGGTGGAGTAAAGGCTCCTTCTTCTAGAAGCAGAAAGAAAAAATGA
- a CDS encoding spore germination protein: MFRRREVKKDIDNGSPHSFDIETFHKEVLTLVSNSEDLVFRIITIGEQKLAVVYFDDLINTTSMQDSIIRPLEETSGELNYHVIQDTINIAKLTQTNQINDVIDNLVNGTAYIFKQGDTHGILADVADKGTRALEKAETESLVFGPKISFTESITKNLNLIRSNINDPKLCVETFMIGSRAKKKVQMVYIKDIAEEENVNTFRQRITEIEVDSIVDSTVLAQMIEDNSFTFFPQFITTELPDRCSISLLHGKICLLVDRSPTAIIGPSTFMNFFESTEDIYMRWNMGTFLRLIRFVAIFFSILLTPAYVAVLTFHYEVIPSALLVSLGQSRSNVPFPPVFEAILLEFIIELLREAGARLPTKVGQTMGIVGGIVIGQASVQAGFTSNILIIIIAISALGSFTAPSYAIGTAVRIIRFPIIIMAGLYGGVGIMFCFCFILIHLLKVTTLGRPYLSPIYPFRFADFKYSLFRLPYQYLVQRPISNHPIDQGRIPEKKAKEKKDVDE, from the coding sequence GTGTTTAGACGGAGAGAAGTAAAAAAGGATATTGATAACGGGTCCCCCCATAGCTTTGATATAGAAACGTTTCACAAAGAAGTACTCACCTTGGTTAGCAATAGTGAGGATTTAGTTTTTAGAATCATTACGATCGGCGAACAGAAACTCGCCGTGGTTTACTTTGATGACCTGATCAATACAACATCGATGCAGGATAGTATTATCAGACCACTTGAGGAAACTTCTGGAGAGCTTAATTATCATGTCATCCAAGATACGATTAATATTGCGAAACTTACACAGACGAATCAAATTAACGACGTTATAGACAACTTAGTAAATGGAACGGCCTATATTTTTAAACAAGGCGATACTCACGGAATTTTAGCGGATGTAGCTGATAAAGGAACAAGGGCCTTGGAAAAAGCTGAAACAGAATCCCTTGTGTTTGGTCCTAAAATTTCTTTTACAGAATCCATTACGAAGAATTTGAATTTAATTCGTTCTAATATTAACGATCCTAAACTATGCGTGGAAACCTTCATGATTGGATCAAGAGCGAAGAAAAAAGTTCAAATGGTATACATAAAGGACATTGCGGAAGAAGAGAACGTAAATACGTTTAGACAGCGTATTACGGAAATTGAAGTCGATAGTATAGTGGATTCCACAGTGCTCGCTCAAATGATAGAAGATAATTCATTTACATTCTTCCCGCAATTTATAACGACTGAGCTGCCGGACCGCTGTAGCATCTCACTTCTTCATGGAAAGATCTGTTTACTTGTCGATCGCAGTCCTACAGCGATCATCGGACCATCCACGTTTATGAATTTCTTTGAATCCACGGAAGACATTTATATGAGATGGAATATGGGTACGTTTTTAAGATTGATTCGCTTTGTCGCCATTTTTTTCTCGATTCTTTTAACACCGGCATATGTGGCGGTCTTGACGTTTCATTACGAGGTCATTCCCTCTGCTCTCCTTGTTTCTCTGGGACAGTCAAGATCTAACGTTCCATTTCCTCCCGTGTTCGAGGCAATTTTATTGGAATTCATCATTGAGCTCCTGAGAGAGGCGGGAGCTAGATTACCAACAAAGGTCGGGCAAACCATGGGGATCGTAGGTGGTATCGTCATCGGTCAAGCGTCAGTGCAAGCAGGATTCACGAGTAACATTTTGATTATTATCATCGCGATATCCGCTTTGGGTTCGTTCACTGCTCCGAGTTATGCAATCGGTACAGCCGTGAGAATCATCCGTTTCCCGATCATCATCATGGCGGGGTTATACGGGGGTGTGGGAATCATGTTTTGCTTCTGTTTTATTCTCATTCACTTATTGAAAGTGACAACATTGGGCAGACCTTATCTATCACCCATTTACCCATTTAGGTTTGCAGACTTCAAATACAGTCTATTCCGCTTACCTTATCAGTATTTAGTCCAACGTCCGATTTCCAACCACCCCATAGATCAGGGAAGAATCCCTGAGAAGAAAGCAAAAGAGAAGAAAGACGTTGATGAGTAA